One region of Anaeromyxobacter paludicola genomic DNA includes:
- the rnc gene encoding ribonuclease III, with the protein MEDPEKRAPATAVEAAEAPEPEVRPGPPDPERDLAAELSRRLGVAVAPGPRPLAALTHKSYVNEHRGEGLADNERLEFLGDAVIDLAVSHRLMERFPGAQEGELSKIRASLVDEAALAGIARTLGLGELLRLGRGEELTGGREKASLLADAMEAVVASLYLQGGLALVLEVVDRFLGEAFERAAAGTLDRDWKTQLQEQAQSRLRASPRYRVVGERGPDHSKIFEVELELKGEVLGRGEGRSKKDAEQAAARGALEALAARTEGEPAPPEAKK; encoded by the coding sequence ATGGAAGATCCCGAGAAGCGCGCCCCCGCTACCGCCGTTGAAGCTGCCGAAGCCCCCGAGCCCGAGGTCCGGCCGGGGCCCCCCGACCCCGAGCGCGACCTCGCCGCCGAGCTCTCCCGGCGGCTGGGCGTGGCGGTGGCCCCTGGGCCGCGGCCGCTGGCCGCGCTGACCCACAAGTCCTACGTCAACGAGCACCGCGGCGAGGGGCTCGCCGACAACGAGCGGCTGGAGTTCCTGGGCGACGCGGTCATCGACCTGGCCGTCTCCCACCGGCTCATGGAGCGGTTCCCCGGGGCACAGGAGGGCGAGCTCTCCAAGATCCGGGCCTCGCTGGTGGACGAGGCGGCGCTGGCGGGAATCGCCCGCACCCTCGGGCTGGGCGAGCTGCTCCGGCTCGGCCGCGGCGAGGAGCTGACCGGCGGCCGCGAGAAGGCCTCGCTCCTGGCGGATGCCATGGAGGCGGTGGTGGCCTCCCTCTACCTGCAGGGCGGGCTCGCGCTGGTCCTCGAGGTGGTGGACCGGTTCCTGGGCGAGGCCTTCGAGCGCGCGGCGGCGGGCACGCTCGACCGCGACTGGAAGACGCAGCTGCAGGAGCAGGCCCAGAGCCGCCTCCGCGCCAGCCCCCGCTACCGGGTGGTGGGGGAGCGCGGCCCGGACCACTCGAAGATCTTCGAGGTGGAGCTCGAGCTCAAGGGCGAGGTGCTCGGCCGGGGCGAGGGGCGGTCGAAGAAGGACGCCGAGCAGGCCGCGGCGCGCGGCGCGCTCGAGGCGCTGGCCGCGCGGACCGAGGGCGAGCCAGCCCCGCCCGAAGCGAAGAAGTGA
- the meaB gene encoding methylmalonyl Co-A mutase-associated GTPase MeaB: MSANGVVERVAAGDVRAAARLMRDLDDGLPAARRHLQALFPRTGRAYVVGLTGAPGAGKSSLTDRLIAHYRKAGLTVGVVAVDPTSPFSGGAILGDRIRMQDHALDEGVFIRSMATRGNLGGLSRGTAEVVQVMDAMGKDVVIVETVGVGQDEIEVAQLAHTVVVVSVPGLGDDVQAIKAGVLEIADVFAVNKADREGADRTVRDLATMLELRKSAATREVLEHDDLHRIRRTSSTDPHDQGFWEPPIVKTVAVRDEGVGELVEAIARHRRHLDDTGERRTRDVARARAGFLALLREQLLAGALARLGAEGSHLDAIAARIAAREADPYALAEELAARLRR, encoded by the coding sequence GTGAGCGCGAACGGCGTGGTGGAGCGGGTGGCTGCGGGCGACGTGCGGGCGGCGGCGCGGCTCATGCGGGACCTCGACGACGGGCTCCCGGCGGCGCGGCGGCACCTGCAGGCGCTCTTCCCGCGCACGGGGCGGGCCTACGTGGTCGGGCTCACCGGCGCGCCGGGCGCGGGCAAGTCGTCCTTGACCGACCGGCTCATCGCCCACTACCGCAAGGCCGGCCTGACCGTGGGCGTGGTGGCCGTCGATCCGACGAGCCCGTTCTCCGGCGGGGCCATCCTGGGCGATCGCATCCGGATGCAGGACCACGCGCTCGACGAGGGCGTGTTCATCCGCTCCATGGCGACCCGGGGCAACCTGGGCGGCCTCTCGCGCGGCACCGCCGAGGTGGTCCAGGTGATGGACGCCATGGGCAAGGACGTGGTGATCGTGGAGACGGTGGGGGTGGGCCAGGACGAGATCGAGGTGGCCCAGCTGGCGCACACGGTGGTGGTGGTGTCGGTGCCCGGCCTGGGCGACGACGTGCAGGCCATCAAGGCCGGCGTGCTCGAGATCGCCGACGTCTTCGCCGTCAACAAGGCCGACCGGGAGGGCGCCGACCGGACGGTGCGCGATCTCGCCACCATGCTGGAGCTGCGCAAGAGCGCCGCCACCCGCGAGGTGCTGGAGCACGACGACCTCCACCGGATCCGCCGGACCAGCTCGACCGACCCGCACGATCAGGGCTTCTGGGAGCCGCCCATCGTGAAGACGGTGGCGGTGCGCGACGAGGGGGTGGGGGAGCTGGTCGAGGCGATCGCCCGGCACCGCCGCCACCTCGACGACACGGGCGAGCGGCGCACGCGCGACGTGGCGCGGGCCCGCGCCGGCTTCCTCGCGCTCCTCCGGGAGCAGCTCCTCGCCGGCGCGCTGGCCCGGCTCGGCGCGGAGGGGAGCCACCTCGACGCCATCGCGGCCCGGATCGCCGCCCGCGAGGCCGACCCCTACGCCCTGGCCGAGGAGCTCGCGGCCCGGCTGCGGCGATGA